One region of Eretmochelys imbricata isolate rEreImb1 chromosome 2, rEreImb1.hap1, whole genome shotgun sequence genomic DNA includes:
- the METTL6 gene encoding tRNA N(3)-cytidine methyltransferase METTL6 isoform X1 translates to MDESRMFQGNTFDNYLNSVAPICEDDAFQKKGHSARTLSPEEAEKLARDQVLVSDFKKLKLEKEAQKNWDLFYKRNSTNFFKDRHWTTREFEDLKACREFEDQKLTILEAGCGVGNCLFPLLEEDLNIFAYACDFSLRAVEYIKKNALYNIERCKVFQCDLTKDDLLENIPADSVDVVTLIFVLSAIHPDKMHLALQNIYKILKPGKCVLFRDYGLYDHAMLRFKSGSKLGENFYVRQDGTRSYFFTDEFLSHLFKAVGYEQVVNEYVLRETVNRKEGLRVPRVFLQSKFRKPLSEA, encoded by the exons ATGGATGAATCCAGGATGTTCCAAGGAAACACATTTGATAATTACTTGAATTCAGTCGCCCCAATTTGTGAAGATGATGCTTTCCAAAAGAAAGGGCACAGTGCAAGGACCCTTAGCCCTGAAGAAGCTGAGAAACTGGCAAGAGATCAAGTCTTGGTGTCTGACTTCAAAAAACTGAAACTGGAGAAAGAGGCACAGAAGAACTGGGATCTGTTTTACAAAAGAAACAGCACAAACTTCTTTAAAGACAGGCATTGGACAACTAGAGAGTTTGAAGATTTAAAAGCATGCCGGGAG TTTGAAGATCAGAAACTGACCATTCTTGAAGCAGGCTGTGGGGTTGGAAATTGCTTGTTTCCACTTTTAGAAGAGGACTTGAATATCTTTGCTTATGCCTGTGATTTCTCTCTAAGAGCTGTTGAATATATAAAG AAGAACGCTTTATATAATATTGAGAGATGTAAAGTATTCCAGTGTGATCTGACCAAAGATGACCTTCTGGAAAATATACCAGCAGATTCTGTGGATGTTGTCACATTAATATTCGTGCTTTCTGCCATTCACCCTGACAAGATGCACCTTGCCTTGCAAAATATTTATAAG ATATTAAAACCAGGCAAATGTGTCTTATTTCGAGACTACGGGCTCTATGATCATGCAATGCTTAGGTTTAAATCTGGCAGCAAACTTGGAGAAAACTTTTATGTTAGACAAGATGGGACAAGATCATATTTCTTTACTGATG AGTTCTTGTCTCATCTCTTTAAGGCTGTAGGATATGAGCAAGTGGTCAATGAGTATGTGCTGCGAGAAACTGTGAATAGGAAAGAAGGCCTGCGTGTTCCAAGGGTTTTTCTTCAGAGCAAATTTCGAAAGCCTCTAAGTGAAGCATGA
- the METTL6 gene encoding tRNA N(3)-cytidine methyltransferase METTL6 isoform X2: MDESRMFQGNTFDNYLNSVAPICEDDAFQKKGHSARTLSPEEAEKLARDQVLVSDFKKLKLEKEAQKNWDLFYKRNSTNFFKDRHWTTREFEDLKACREFEDQKLTILEAGCGVGNCLFPLLEEDLNIFAYACDFSLRAVEYIKKNALYNIERCKVFQCDLTKDDLLENIPADSVDVVTLIFVLSAIHPDKMHLALQNIYKILKPGKCVLFRDYGLYDHAMLRFKSGSKLGENFYVRQDGTRSYFFTDGLARSSRERNTSLRFLPMCVRKSSCLISLRL; the protein is encoded by the exons ATGGATGAATCCAGGATGTTCCAAGGAAACACATTTGATAATTACTTGAATTCAGTCGCCCCAATTTGTGAAGATGATGCTTTCCAAAAGAAAGGGCACAGTGCAAGGACCCTTAGCCCTGAAGAAGCTGAGAAACTGGCAAGAGATCAAGTCTTGGTGTCTGACTTCAAAAAACTGAAACTGGAGAAAGAGGCACAGAAGAACTGGGATCTGTTTTACAAAAGAAACAGCACAAACTTCTTTAAAGACAGGCATTGGACAACTAGAGAGTTTGAAGATTTAAAAGCATGCCGGGAG TTTGAAGATCAGAAACTGACCATTCTTGAAGCAGGCTGTGGGGTTGGAAATTGCTTGTTTCCACTTTTAGAAGAGGACTTGAATATCTTTGCTTATGCCTGTGATTTCTCTCTAAGAGCTGTTGAATATATAAAG AAGAACGCTTTATATAATATTGAGAGATGTAAAGTATTCCAGTGTGATCTGACCAAAGATGACCTTCTGGAAAATATACCAGCAGATTCTGTGGATGTTGTCACATTAATATTCGTGCTTTCTGCCATTCACCCTGACAAGATGCACCTTGCCTTGCAAAATATTTATAAG ATATTAAAACCAGGCAAATGTGTCTTATTTCGAGACTACGGGCTCTATGATCATGCAATGCTTAGGTTTAAATCTGGCAGCAAACTTGGAGAAAACTTTTATGTTAGACAAGATGGGACAAGATCATATTTCTTTACTGATG GCCTCGCTCGCTCCTCCAGGGAAAGAAATACTTCACTAAGGTTTCTTCCTATGTGTGTACGGAAA AGTTCTTGTCTCATCTCTTTAAGGCTGTAG
- the METTL6 gene encoding tRNA N(3)-cytidine methyltransferase METTL6 isoform X3 has translation MDESRMFQGNTFDNYLNSVAPICEDDAFQKKGHSARTLSPEEAEKLARDQVLVSDFKKLKLEKEAQKNWDLFYKRNSTNFFKDRHWTTREFEDLKACREFEDQKLTILEAGCGVGNCLFPLLEEDLNIFAYACDFSLRAVEYIKKNALYNIERCKVFQCDLTKDDLLENIPADSVDVVTLIFVLSAIHPDKMHLALQNIYKDSVPWADDRSRDLIQTA, from the exons ATGGATGAATCCAGGATGTTCCAAGGAAACACATTTGATAATTACTTGAATTCAGTCGCCCCAATTTGTGAAGATGATGCTTTCCAAAAGAAAGGGCACAGTGCAAGGACCCTTAGCCCTGAAGAAGCTGAGAAACTGGCAAGAGATCAAGTCTTGGTGTCTGACTTCAAAAAACTGAAACTGGAGAAAGAGGCACAGAAGAACTGGGATCTGTTTTACAAAAGAAACAGCACAAACTTCTTTAAAGACAGGCATTGGACAACTAGAGAGTTTGAAGATTTAAAAGCATGCCGGGAG TTTGAAGATCAGAAACTGACCATTCTTGAAGCAGGCTGTGGGGTTGGAAATTGCTTGTTTCCACTTTTAGAAGAGGACTTGAATATCTTTGCTTATGCCTGTGATTTCTCTCTAAGAGCTGTTGAATATATAAAG AAGAACGCTTTATATAATATTGAGAGATGTAAAGTATTCCAGTGTGATCTGACCAAAGATGACCTTCTGGAAAATATACCAGCAGATTCTGTGGATGTTGTCACATTAATATTCGTGCTTTCTGCCATTCACCCTGACAAGATGCACCTTGCCTTGCAAAATATTTATAAG
- the EAF1 gene encoding ELL-associated factor 1, whose amino-acid sequence MNGSANPLLDKEEHGLQLGESFERRPKASFHTIRYDFKPASIDTSCEGELQVGKGDEVTITLPHIPGSTPPMTVFKGNKRSYQKDCVLIINHDTGEYVLEKLSSSIQVKKTRAEGSSKIQARIEQQAARASQPSSQFKAPSKPAAGPKTSPLKDNPSPEPQLDDIKRELRAEVEIIEQMSSSSGSSSSDSESSSGSDDESSSSDGEEAARISPSQPPHQQYNNRNAVANGTSRPQGSNQLMNTLRNDLQLSESGSDSDD is encoded by the exons ATGAACGGCTCGGCGAACCCGCTGCTGGACAAGGAGGAGCacgggctgcagctgggggagagctTCGAGCGGCGCCCCAAGGCCTCCTTCCACACCATCCGCT ATGATTTTAAGCCAGCATCTATAGACACATCTTGTGAGGGGGAGCTCCAGGTTGGTAAAGGAGATGAAGTAACAATTACACTGCCACATATTCCA GGCTCAACTCCTCCGATGACTGTgttcaaaggaaataaaagatCATATCAGAAGGACTGTGTACTTATTATCAATCATGACACTGGGGAATATGTGCTGGAAAAACTTAGTAGTAGCATTCAAGTCAAGAAAACAAG ggCTGAGGGCAGCAGTAAGATCCAGGCACGGATAGAACAGCAGGCTGCCCGAGCCTCCCAGCCTTCCTCACAGTTCAAAGCCCCATCCAAGCCAGCAGCTGGGCCCAAAACCTCCCCTTTGAAAGACAACCCTTcacctgaacctcagctggatgACATTAAGAGAG AGCTAAGAGCAGAGGTTGAAATTATTGAACAGATGAGTAGCAGCAGTGGTAGCAGCTCATCGGACTCTGAGAGCTCTTCTGGGAGTGATGATGAAAGCTCTAGCAGTGACGGGGAAGAGGCTGCACGCATTTCCCCCTCTCAGCCACCACACCAGCAGTACAACAACAGAAATGCTGTTGCTAATGGTACCAGCAGGCCACAAGGAAGCAATCAGCTAATGAACACTCTCA gaAATGACTTGCAGTTGAGTGAGTCTGGAAGTGACAGTGATGACTAG